A genome region from Streptomyces sp. S4.7 includes the following:
- the ureA gene encoding urease subunit gamma, whose product MHLIPSEQEKLLLSVAGMLASYRKERGVKLNYPEAVAYISCWVIEEARAGNYTVDQMMSDADVPLEQRKGDTPGRGESVLTTDDVMEGVPEMLDILQVEATFPDGRKLVTLYDPIRAPKAAPLSAPIR is encoded by the coding sequence ATGCACCTGATTCCCTCAGAGCAGGAGAAGCTGCTGCTGAGCGTGGCCGGGATGCTGGCCAGCTATCGCAAGGAGCGTGGCGTCAAGCTGAACTACCCCGAGGCGGTGGCGTACATCAGTTGTTGGGTCATCGAGGAGGCGCGGGCGGGCAACTACACCGTCGACCAGATGATGAGCGACGCCGACGTTCCCCTGGAGCAGCGGAAGGGGGACACCCCGGGCCGGGGCGAGAGCGTCCTGACGACCGACGACGTCATGGAGGGCGTGCCCGAGATGCTGGACATCCTCCAGGTCGAGGCGACCTTCCCCGACGGGCGCAAGCTCGTCACCCTCTACGACCCGATCCGCGCGCCGAAGGCCGCCCCGCTGTCCGCTCCCATCCGCTGA